In Streptomyces canus, one DNA window encodes the following:
- a CDS encoding acetate kinase → MSASRVLVLNSGSSSVKYQLLDMRDSSRLAAGLVERIGEQSSRLKHTPLATGGDPREWTGPIADHDAALKAVSEELSKDGLGLDSPELVAIGHRVVHGGKTFTEPTVIDETVLAEIERLIPVAPLHNPANLTGIRTARALRPDLPQVAVFDTAFHTTMPESAARYAIDVETADAHRIRRYGFHGTSHAYVSRATAKLLGKAPQDVNVIVLHLGNGASASAVRGGRCVDTSMGLTPLEGLVMGTRSGDTDPAVIFHLARVGKMSIDEIDTLLNKKSGLVGLCGDNDMREIRRRIDEGDEQAELAFDIYIHRLKKYIGAYYAVLGTVDAIAFTAGVGENAAPVREAAVAGLETLGLAVDRELNAVRSDEPRLISPADARVKVAVVPTDEELEIATQTYALVARH, encoded by the coding sequence GTGAGCGCCAGCCGCGTCCTCGTCCTCAACTCCGGCTCCTCGTCCGTGAAGTACCAGCTGCTCGACATGCGGGACAGCAGCCGGCTGGCGGCGGGGCTCGTCGAGCGCATCGGTGAGCAGTCCTCGCGGCTCAAGCACACGCCGCTGGCGACCGGCGGGGACCCGCGCGAGTGGACCGGCCCGATCGCCGATCACGACGCCGCGCTGAAGGCCGTATCCGAAGAACTGTCGAAGGACGGGCTCGGCCTCGACTCCCCCGAGCTGGTCGCGATAGGCCACCGTGTGGTGCACGGCGGCAAGACCTTCACCGAACCGACGGTGATCGACGAGACCGTGCTCGCCGAGATCGAGCGGCTGATCCCGGTCGCCCCGCTGCACAACCCGGCCAACCTCACCGGCATCCGCACCGCGCGGGCGCTGCGCCCGGACCTGCCCCAGGTCGCCGTCTTCGACACCGCCTTCCACACCACGATGCCGGAGTCGGCCGCGCGCTACGCGATCGACGTGGAGACCGCCGACGCGCACCGCATCCGGCGCTACGGCTTCCACGGCACCTCGCACGCCTACGTGTCCCGGGCGACCGCGAAGCTGCTGGGCAAGGCACCCCAGGACGTCAACGTGATCGTGCTGCACCTGGGCAACGGCGCGAGCGCCTCCGCGGTCCGGGGCGGCAGGTGCGTGGACACCTCCATGGGGCTGACGCCTTTGGAGGGACTCGTGATGGGTACGCGCTCCGGAGACACCGATCCGGCCGTCATCTTCCATTTGGCGCGCGTTGGCAAAATGTCCATCGACGAAATCGACACTCTCCTCAACAAGAAGAGCGGACTGGTCGGCCTCTGCGGCGACAACGACATGCGGGAGATTCGGCGCCGGATCGACGAGGGGGACGAGCAGGCCGAGCTCGCCTTCGACATCTACATTCACCGTCTGAAGAAGTACATCGGCGCCTATTACGCCGTTCTCGGTACGGTGGACGCGATCGCGTTCACCGCCGGGGTCGGCGAGAACGCGGCGCCGGTGCGGGAGGCCGCCGTGGCGGGCCTGGAGACCCTGGGCCTTGCGGTGGACCGTGAGCTCAACGCCGTACGGAGCGACGAACCGCGGCTGATCTCGCCCGCCGACGCACGGGTGAAGGTCGCCGTGGTGCCGACCGACGAAGAACTGGAAATCGCGACGCAGACCTACGCACTGGTCGCACGGCATTGA
- the pyk gene encoding pyruvate kinase encodes MRRSKIVCTLGPAVDSHEMLVSLIEAGMNVARFNFSHGTHAEHQGRYDRVRAAAKETGRAIGVLADLQGPKIRLETFAEGPVELERGDEFVITAEDVPGDRTICGTTYKGLPGDVSRGDQILINDGNVELKVLDVEGPRVKTMVIEGGVVSDHKGINLPGAAVNVPALSEKDVEDLRFALRMGCDMVALSFVRDAKDVDDVHKVMDEEGRRVPVIAKVEKPQAVDNMEGVVMAFDAVMVARGDLAVEYPLEKVPMVQKRLIELCRRNAKPVIVATQMMESMITNSRPTRAEASDVANAILDGADAVMLSAESSVGAYPVETVKTMSKIVVAAEQELMSKGLQPLVPGKKPRTQGGSVARAACEIADFLGGRGLVAFTQSGDTARRLSRYRAQQPIIAFTTDENTRNQLTLSWGVESHVVPFVNTTDEMVDMVDQEIAKINRFNPGEIVIITAGSPPGVAGTTNMLRVHHIGGAQ; translated from the coding sequence ATGCGCCGTTCGAAAATCGTCTGTACTCTCGGCCCCGCGGTCGACTCCCACGAGATGCTGGTCTCGCTGATCGAAGCCGGCATGAACGTGGCCCGTTTCAACTTCAGCCACGGCACGCACGCCGAGCACCAGGGGCGGTACGACCGCGTCCGTGCCGCCGCCAAGGAGACCGGCCGGGCCATCGGTGTCCTCGCCGACCTGCAGGGCCCGAAGATCCGCCTGGAGACCTTCGCCGAGGGACCGGTGGAGCTGGAGCGCGGTGACGAGTTCGTCATCACCGCCGAGGACGTCCCGGGTGACAGGACCATCTGCGGGACGACCTACAAGGGCCTGCCCGGTGACGTCTCCCGCGGCGACCAGATCCTCATCAACGACGGCAACGTCGAGCTGAAGGTCCTGGACGTCGAGGGCCCGCGGGTCAAGACGATGGTCATCGAGGGCGGTGTCGTCTCCGACCACAAGGGCATCAACCTGCCCGGCGCGGCGGTGAACGTCCCGGCGCTGAGCGAGAAGGACGTCGAGGACCTCCGTTTCGCGCTGCGCATGGGCTGCGACATGGTCGCGCTGTCCTTCGTGCGGGACGCCAAGGACGTCGACGACGTCCACAAGGTGATGGACGAGGAGGGCCGCCGGGTCCCCGTCATCGCCAAGGTGGAGAAGCCGCAGGCGGTGGACAACATGGAGGGCGTCGTGATGGCGTTCGACGCCGTCATGGTGGCCCGTGGTGACCTGGCCGTCGAGTACCCGCTCGAGAAGGTCCCGATGGTGCAGAAGCGCCTCATCGAGCTGTGCCGCCGCAACGCCAAGCCGGTGATCGTGGCGACCCAGATGATGGAGTCGATGATCACCAACTCCCGCCCGACCCGCGCCGAGGCCTCCGACGTGGCCAACGCGATCCTGGACGGCGCGGACGCGGTCATGCTGTCGGCGGAGTCGAGCGTGGGCGCGTACCCGGTCGAGACCGTCAAGACGATGTCGAAGATCGTCGTCGCGGCCGAGCAGGAGCTGATGTCGAAGGGCCTCCAGCCGCTGGTCCCCGGCAAGAAGCCCCGCACCCAGGGTGGTTCGGTCGCCCGCGCGGCCTGCGAGATCGCCGACTTCCTCGGCGGCCGCGGCCTGGTGGCCTTCACCCAGTCCGGCGACACCGCGCGCCGCCTGTCGCGCTACCGCGCGCAGCAGCCGATCATCGCCTTCACCACCGACGAGAACACCCGCAACCAGCTCACCCTCAGCTGGGGCGTGGAGTCGCACGTGGTGCCGTTCGTGAACACCACGGACGAGATGGTCGACATGGTCGACCAGGAGATCGCCAAGATCAACCGCTTCAACCCGGGCGAGATCGTCATCATCACCGCCGGCTCGCCCCCCGGCGTGGCCGGCACCACCAACATGCTCCGCGTGCACCACATCGGCGGCGCGCAGTAG
- a CDS encoding DUF6114 domain-containing protein — MSAETPVQSAGTFTRSRLRFRAWRGRRPFWAGLFTLLGGLPIAYFPYATVKLGTMSIAMATTAGAGSLIIGILLFTLGLTMWFQQATRIFAGVAAIVLALVSLVVSNIGGFILGFLFALVGGALAVSWAPGAPPQPQPMGEDGTQGGAPQGADPDTAILRPVTDEPAPYQAPEPRRDGSSDRTPESAWAGGDDANGGYRVG; from the coding sequence ATGAGTGCCGAGACTCCGGTCCAGAGCGCCGGGACCTTCACCCGGTCGCGCCTGCGATTCCGTGCCTGGCGAGGCCGCCGCCCGTTCTGGGCAGGTCTGTTCACGCTGCTCGGCGGCCTGCCGATCGCCTACTTCCCGTACGCCACGGTCAAGTTGGGCACCATGTCCATCGCCATGGCGACCACCGCGGGTGCGGGCTCCCTCATCATCGGCATACTGCTGTTCACGCTGGGTCTGACCATGTGGTTCCAGCAGGCCACGCGGATCTTCGCCGGCGTCGCCGCGATCGTCCTCGCCCTGGTGTCCCTGGTGGTCTCCAACATCGGCGGCTTCATCCTGGGCTTCCTGTTCGCCCTGGTCGGTGGAGCGCTCGCCGTCTCGTGGGCGCCTGGAGCGCCACCCCAGCCGCAGCCGATGGGCGAGGACGGGACGCAGGGCGGTGCGCCCCAGGGCGCCGACCCCGACACCGCGATCCTCAGGCCCGTGACGGACGAGCCCGCGCCGTACCAGGCGCCTGAGCCCCGTCGTGACGGATCGTCGGACCGGACGCCCGAGAGCGCCTGGGCCGGCGGCGACGACGCGAACGGGGGTTACCGTGTCGGCTGA
- a CDS encoding DUF6230 family protein, whose product MQSQVRGGTRWKRFAVVMVPSVAAAAAVGVGLAQGALAASFSVSGQEFKVKAGHLEGQGFAQYGGIDTGYTSTDGKNKGAVHPVAISSFRTAQITNMCQSVKTEIPLIGKTIYLRLDAGPDADHKVEAENLYIDVAQLDADATFHNIDIGVAAQDSAKSKGGKGPEIKSGDNVLPGGFAQQAESADLSNVEQTAWATTAGTFKLSGLKMRLGTDSKMECF is encoded by the coding sequence ATGCAGTCCCAGGTGCGTGGCGGGACCAGATGGAAGCGCTTCGCTGTGGTCATGGTGCCCAGCGTCGCCGCGGCCGCGGCAGTGGGTGTCGGGCTTGCGCAGGGTGCGCTCGCCGCGTCGTTCAGCGTGTCCGGCCAGGAGTTCAAGGTGAAGGCCGGCCACCTCGAGGGCCAGGGCTTCGCCCAGTACGGCGGTATCGACACCGGTTACACGTCGACCGACGGCAAGAACAAGGGCGCGGTGCACCCGGTCGCGATCTCGTCGTTCCGTACGGCGCAGATCACGAACATGTGCCAGTCGGTCAAGACCGAGATCCCGCTCATAGGCAAGACGATCTACCTTCGTCTTGACGCGGGTCCGGACGCGGACCACAAGGTCGAGGCCGAGAACCTCTACATCGACGTCGCCCAGCTCGACGCCGATGCGACGTTCCACAACATCGACATCGGTGTGGCCGCCCAGGACAGCGCCAAGAGCAAGGGTGGCAAGGGTCCGGAGATCAAGTCCGGCGACAACGTCCTGCCCGGCGGCTTCGCTCAGCAGGCCGAGTCGGCCGACCTGTCGAACGTCGAGCAGACGGCGTGGGCCACCACGGCAGGCACCTTCAAGCTCAGCGGCCTGAAGATGCGCCTTGGCACCGACTCCAAGATGGAGTGCTTCTGA
- a CDS encoding tetratricopeptide repeat protein, producing the protein MQPRNMSMSGVVDLAAVKAAQEAKAKAEQARAEATRQGGGPGAVSPADLVIDVDEAGFERDVLQRSTEVPVVIDFWAEWCEPCKQLSPVLEQLVLEYNGRLLLAKIDVDANQMLMQQFGVQGIPAVFAVVAGQALPLFQGAAGKEQIQQTLDQLVQVAEQRFGLTGLAVDPDADPGAAPQPAAVPAGPYDALLEAAVHALDAGDFGGAVQAYKNVLSDDPGNSEAKLGLAQAELLQRVQSLDPQQVRKEAAEKPGDAQAQIAAADLDLVGGHVEDAFGRLIDTVRRTAGDERDTVRIRLLELFEVVGADDPRVSAARRALSRALF; encoded by the coding sequence ATGCAGCCACGGAACATGTCCATGAGCGGAGTCGTCGACCTCGCCGCGGTGAAGGCGGCCCAGGAGGCCAAGGCGAAGGCGGAGCAGGCGCGCGCCGAAGCCACCCGGCAGGGCGGCGGCCCGGGTGCCGTCTCCCCCGCCGATCTCGTCATCGACGTAGACGAGGCGGGCTTCGAGCGCGATGTCCTGCAGCGGTCCACCGAGGTCCCGGTCGTCATCGACTTCTGGGCCGAGTGGTGCGAGCCCTGCAAGCAGCTGAGCCCTGTCCTCGAGCAGCTCGTCCTCGAGTACAACGGACGCCTGCTCCTCGCCAAGATCGACGTCGACGCCAACCAGATGCTGATGCAGCAGTTCGGGGTGCAGGGCATCCCGGCCGTGTTCGCCGTCGTCGCCGGCCAGGCCCTGCCCCTCTTCCAGGGTGCGGCGGGCAAGGAGCAGATCCAGCAGACCCTGGACCAGTTGGTGCAGGTCGCCGAGCAGCGCTTCGGGCTGACCGGTCTCGCGGTCGACCCGGACGCCGACCCCGGCGCCGCTCCGCAGCCCGCGGCCGTGCCCGCGGGACCGTACGACGCACTCCTCGAAGCCGCCGTACACGCCCTGGACGCAGGGGACTTCGGCGGTGCCGTCCAGGCGTACAAGAACGTACTGAGTGACGACCCCGGCAACAGCGAGGCCAAACTGGGGCTCGCCCAGGCCGAGTTGCTCCAGCGGGTGCAGAGCCTCGACCCGCAGCAGGTGCGCAAGGAGGCGGCCGAGAAGCCGGGTGACGCACAGGCGCAGATCGCCGCCGCCGACCTGGATCTGGTCGGCGGTCATGTCGAGGACGCGTTCGGCCGGCTCATCGACACCGTGCGGCGCACGGCGGGTGACGAGCGGGACACCGTACGGATTCGGCTACTTGAGCTCTTCGAGGTGGTCGGCGCCGACGATCCGCGGGTGTCGGCGGCCCGCAGGGCGCTCTCCCGCGCCCTGTTCTGA
- a CDS encoding TetR/AcrR family transcriptional regulator, whose product MQSRTPAPRATGRPRSAAADTAILAATRAALVELGWSKLTLGDVATRAGVAKTTLYRRWAGKNELVVDAVAELFDELELPDSGTLAADIEGVVLQFAAILARPEAQNGLMAVVAESCRDDALRERIRSSIVERQKRLVLEGRERAQARGELPPEADPSEAARTVDLIFDMVAGAVVHRTLVSAEPADEAWVHGFTQMLLTGLSGSAVE is encoded by the coding sequence ATGCAGAGCCGCACCCCCGCCCCACGCGCCACAGGACGCCCGCGCAGCGCCGCCGCGGACACCGCGATCCTCGCGGCGACGAGGGCGGCGCTGGTGGAGCTGGGCTGGTCGAAGCTCACGCTGGGAGATGTGGCTACCCGCGCGGGGGTCGCGAAAACCACCCTCTACCGCCGCTGGGCCGGCAAGAACGAGCTCGTCGTCGACGCGGTGGCCGAACTCTTCGACGAGCTGGAACTCCCCGACAGCGGGACCCTCGCCGCGGACATCGAAGGCGTCGTCCTCCAGTTCGCGGCGATCCTGGCGCGACCGGAGGCCCAGAACGGGCTGATGGCGGTGGTCGCGGAGTCATGCCGCGACGACGCGCTGCGCGAACGCATCCGGTCGTCGATCGTCGAACGTCAGAAACGTCTGGTCCTCGAGGGCCGGGAACGCGCCCAGGCCCGCGGCGAACTCCCGCCGGAGGCGGATCCCTCGGAAGCGGCCCGCACGGTCGACCTGATCTTCGACATGGTGGCGGGTGCGGTGGTCCACCGCACCCTGGTCAGCGCGGAACCGGCGGACGAGGCATGGGTCCACGGCTTCACCCAGATGCTGTTGACGGGCCTGTCGGGGTCGGCCGTGGAGTGA
- a CDS encoding acyl-CoA mutase large subunit family protein codes for MDADAIEEGRRRWQARYDASRKREADFSTLSGDPVEPVYGPRPGDAYEGFERIGWPGEYPFTRGLYPTGYRGRTWTIRQFAGFGNAEQTNERYKKILANGGGGLSVAFDMPTLMGRDSDDPRSLGEVGHCGVAIDSAADMEVLFQGIPLGDVTTSMTISGPAVPVFCMYLVAAERQGVDPAVLNGTLQTDIFKEYIAQKEWLFQPEPHLRLIGDLMEYCAAGIPAYKPLSVSGYHIREAGSTAAQELAYTLADGFGYVELGLSRGLDVDVFAPGLSFFFDAHVDFFEEIAKFRAARRIWARWMRDVYGARSEKAQWLRFHTQTAGVSLTAQQPYNNVVRTAVEALAAVLGGTNSLHTNALDETLALPSEQAAEIALRTQQVLMEETGVASVADPLGGSWFVEQLTDRIEADAEKIFEQIKERGLRAHPDGQHPIGPVTSGILRGIEDGWFTGEIAESAFRYQQGLEKGEKRVVGVNVHHGSVTGDLEILRVSHEVEREQVRVLGGRKAARDEAAVRTALDGMLVAARDGSNMIEPMLDAVRAEATLGEICGVLRDEWGEYTEPAGF; via the coding sequence ATGGACGCTGACGCCATCGAAGAGGGCCGCCGACGCTGGCAGGCCCGGTACGACGCCTCGCGCAAGCGTGAGGCCGACTTCAGCACGCTCTCGGGTGATCCCGTGGAGCCGGTGTACGGGCCACGGCCGGGGGACGCGTACGAGGGCTTCGAGCGGATCGGGTGGCCGGGGGAGTACCCCTTCACGCGCGGGCTGTATCCGACGGGCTACCGGGGGCGGACGTGGACCATCCGCCAGTTCGCCGGGTTCGGGAACGCCGAGCAGACCAACGAGCGGTACAAGAAGATCCTCGCCAACGGAGGCGGCGGCCTGTCGGTCGCCTTCGACATGCCGACGCTGATGGGGCGGGACTCCGACGACCCCCGCTCCCTCGGCGAGGTAGGGCACTGCGGCGTCGCCATCGACTCGGCGGCGGACATGGAGGTCCTGTTCCAGGGCATTCCGCTGGGTGACGTCACGACGTCGATGACGATCAGTGGACCGGCCGTCCCCGTCTTCTGCATGTACCTGGTCGCGGCCGAGCGACAGGGCGTGGATCCCGCCGTCCTCAACGGCACGCTCCAGACGGACATCTTCAAGGAGTACATCGCCCAGAAGGAGTGGCTCTTCCAGCCCGAGCCGCACCTGCGCCTGATCGGCGACCTGATGGAGTACTGCGCGGCCGGCATCCCCGCCTACAAGCCGCTGTCCGTCTCCGGGTACCACATCCGTGAGGCAGGCTCGACGGCCGCACAGGAGCTGGCGTACACGCTCGCGGACGGGTTCGGGTACGTGGAACTGGGGCTGTCGCGCGGGCTGGACGTCGACGTGTTCGCGCCCGGGCTCTCCTTCTTCTTCGACGCGCACGTCGACTTCTTCGAGGAGATCGCCAAGTTCCGGGCGGCGCGGCGCATTTGGGCGCGGTGGATGCGGGACGTGTACGGGGCGCGCTCCGAGAAGGCGCAGTGGCTGCGGTTCCACACCCAGACCGCGGGTGTCTCGCTGACCGCGCAGCAGCCGTACAACAACGTGGTGCGTACGGCGGTCGAGGCGCTGGCCGCGGTCCTGGGCGGGACCAACTCCCTGCACACCAACGCGCTGGACGAGACGCTCGCGCTCCCCTCCGAGCAGGCCGCGGAGATCGCGCTGCGCACCCAGCAGGTGCTCATGGAGGAGACCGGGGTGGCGAGCGTGGCCGACCCGTTGGGCGGTTCCTGGTTCGTCGAGCAACTGACGGACCGGATCGAGGCGGACGCGGAGAAGATCTTCGAGCAGATCAAGGAGCGCGGGCTCAGGGCGCACCCCGACGGGCAGCATCCCATCGGGCCCGTCACCTCCGGCATCCTGCGCGGCATCGAGGACGGCTGGTTCACGGGCGAGATCGCCGAGTCGGCCTTCCGGTACCAACAGGGCCTGGAGAAGGGGGAGAAGAGGGTCGTGGGGGTGAACGTCCACCATGGCTCGGTCACCGGCGACCTGGAGATCCTGCGGGTGAGTCACGAGGTGGAACGGGAGCAGGTGCGGGTGCTGGGCGGTCGTAAGGCCGCTCGGGACGAGGCCGCCGTGCGAACCGCCCTGGACGGCATGCTCGTTGCCGCCCGCGACGGGTCCAACATGATCGAGCCGATGCTGGACGCGGTGCGGGCGGAGGCGACCCTCGGGGAGATCTGCGGGGTGCTGAGGGACGAGTGGGGGGAGTACACGGAACCCGCGGGGTTCTGA
- a CDS encoding DUF3817 domain-containing protein — protein MKKSVLTRYRVLAYVTGVLLVLLCLSMIAKYGLDIDGAADVTRVVAIAHGWLYVVYLVFAFDLGSKARWPILKQVWVLLAGTIPTAAFFVERKISRELEGRFTEEAPAPVKA, from the coding sequence ATGAAAAAGAGCGTGCTGACCCGCTACCGCGTCCTGGCCTACGTCACCGGTGTGCTGCTGGTCCTGCTGTGCCTGAGCATGATCGCCAAGTACGGCCTGGACATCGACGGCGCCGCGGACGTCACCCGCGTCGTCGCCATCGCGCACGGCTGGCTGTACGTGGTCTACCTGGTCTTCGCCTTCGACCTGGGTTCCAAGGCGAGGTGGCCCATCCTCAAGCAGGTCTGGGTACTGCTCGCCGGGACCATTCCGACGGCCGCCTTCTTCGTGGAGCGGAAGATCAGCCGCGAGCTGGAGGGCCGGTTCACCGAAGAGGCCCCCGCGCCCGTAAAGGCGTAA
- a CDS encoding MarR family winged helix-turn-helix transcriptional regulator: MPKPLSLPFDPIARADELWKQRWGNVPSMAAITSIMRAHQILLGEVDAVVKPYGLTFARYEALVLLNFSKAGELPMSKIGERLMVHPTSVTNTVDRLVRSGLVDKRPNPNDGRGTLASITDKGREVVEAATRDLMAMDFGLGVYDAEECAEIFAMLRPLRVAASDFDED; encoded by the coding sequence GTGCCGAAGCCGCTCAGTCTTCCCTTCGACCCCATCGCCCGCGCCGACGAACTCTGGAAGCAGCGCTGGGGAAACGTGCCGTCCATGGCCGCGATCACCTCCATCATGCGGGCGCACCAGATCCTGCTCGGTGAGGTCGACGCGGTCGTCAAGCCGTACGGGCTGACGTTCGCGCGGTACGAGGCACTGGTGCTGCTCAACTTCTCCAAGGCCGGCGAGCTGCCGATGTCGAAGATCGGTGAGCGGCTGATGGTGCATCCCACGTCGGTCACCAACACCGTGGACCGCCTGGTCAGGTCCGGTCTGGTCGACAAGCGCCCGAACCCCAACGACGGCCGCGGCACCCTCGCCTCCATCACCGACAAGGGCCGCGAGGTCGTCGAGGCCGCCACGCGTGACCTCATGGCGATGGACTTCGGGCTCGGCGTGTACGACGCCGAGGAGTGTGCGGAGATCTTCGCGATGCTGCGGCCGCTACGGGTCGCCGCGAGCGACTTCGACGAGGACTGA
- a CDS encoding SMP-30/gluconolactonase/LRE family protein, translated as MPGSDSLYEILDDRFQPCTNGDSRLEVLYGDCRWAEGPVYLPAWRQLIWSDIPNDRLLRWDEATGTVGVFRTPAGNINGNTVDGQGRLVSCEQGNRRVTRTEPDGTVTVLAERYQGKRLNSPNDSAVRSDGTVWFSDPDFGILSDYEGHRAESEIGACHVYRIDPATGDVSLAADGLDGPNGVILSPDEQRLYVSDSRAARIHAYDIHADGTLSGGKVFAEAREGVHFDNIRFDDEGRLWAAALADGIHCYAPDGTLIGRIRVPESVANVTFGGPKGNRMFIAATTSLYSLVMSVTGASRVRGA; from the coding sequence ATGCCCGGCTCCGACAGCCTCTACGAGATCCTGGACGACCGCTTCCAGCCCTGTACCAACGGCGACAGCAGGCTGGAGGTCCTGTACGGCGACTGCCGCTGGGCCGAGGGCCCTGTCTACCTGCCCGCCTGGCGGCAGCTGATCTGGAGCGACATCCCGAACGACCGCCTCCTGCGCTGGGACGAGGCCACCGGCACGGTCGGCGTCTTCCGCACCCCGGCGGGCAACATCAACGGCAACACCGTCGACGGCCAGGGCCGCCTCGTCAGCTGCGAACAGGGCAACCGCCGCGTCACCCGTACCGAGCCCGACGGCACGGTGACCGTGCTGGCCGAGCGCTATCAGGGCAAGCGCCTGAACAGCCCGAACGACTCCGCCGTACGCTCCGACGGCACGGTCTGGTTCTCCGACCCGGACTTCGGCATCCTCAGCGACTACGAGGGGCACCGGGCCGAGTCCGAGATCGGCGCGTGCCATGTGTACCGGATCGATCCGGCCACGGGCGACGTGTCTCTCGCCGCCGACGGGCTGGACGGGCCCAACGGGGTGATCCTGTCCCCCGACGAGCAGCGGCTGTACGTCTCCGACTCGCGGGCGGCCCGGATCCACGCGTACGACATCCACGCCGACGGCACCCTCTCTGGCGGCAAGGTCTTCGCCGAAGCCCGCGAAGGCGTCCACTTCGACAACATCCGCTTCGACGACGAGGGCCGACTGTGGGCTGCCGCCCTGGCCGACGGCATCCACTGCTACGCCCCCGACGGCACGCTGATCGGCCGCATCCGGGTCCCTGAGTCGGTGGCCAACGTGACCTTCGGCGGGCCGAAGGGGAACCGGATGTTCATCGCGGCCACGACGTCTCTGTACTCCCTGGTGATGTCGGTGACCGGAGCGAGCCGCGTGCGCGGGGCTTGA
- a CDS encoding TetR/AcrR family transcriptional regulator — MSPESAKSLATKTKLLEGALRTLTEQGIAKTSARTVAAAAGVNQALVFYHFGSVDELLAAACRYGAERAVARHRERMAAVTSLSELLAVGRQVHEEERAGGHVALLGQLLAGAQTHATLGPATAAGLELWIAEIEKVLTRVLAATPFGEFADPAGLARAVAASFVGIELYEGVDASGATAALDALEQLGVLVAALEDLGPVAQRAVRHHLRRTGRR; from the coding sequence ATGAGCCCCGAGTCCGCCAAGTCCCTGGCGACCAAGACCAAACTCCTGGAAGGCGCCCTGCGCACCCTCACCGAACAGGGCATCGCCAAGACGTCCGCCCGCACGGTCGCTGCGGCCGCCGGGGTCAACCAGGCCTTGGTCTTCTACCACTTCGGCTCGGTCGACGAACTCCTCGCGGCGGCCTGCCGCTACGGCGCGGAGCGCGCGGTGGCCCGCCACCGGGAACGGATGGCCGCCGTGACCTCGCTGTCCGAACTCCTCGCGGTGGGACGGCAGGTCCACGAGGAGGAGCGCGCCGGAGGCCATGTGGCCCTCCTCGGCCAGCTGCTCGCCGGCGCCCAGACCCACGCCACCCTCGGCCCGGCCACCGCGGCGGGCCTGGAGCTGTGGATCGCCGAGATCGAGAAGGTCCTCACCAGGGTCCTCGCGGCCACGCCCTTCGGGGAGTTCGCCGACCCCGCGGGCCTGGCCCGCGCGGTGGCCGCCTCCTTCGTGGGCATCGAGCTGTACGAAGGGGTCGACGCGTCCGGCGCCACTGCGGCCCTGGACGCCCTGGAGCAACTCGGCGTGCTCGTCGCCGCGCTGGAGGACCTGGGCCCGGTCGCCCAGCGCGCGGTGCGCCACCACCTCCGCAGGACCGGCCGCCGCTGA
- a CDS encoding DUF4166 domain-containing protein encodes MTSMFRTVMGADFDRLHPQLQRRFSVGLTSGEACTGRGVMDRIWHGGAFVKPFLALGTTRNILVPRPGRSVPFVIENVPYADTYGRETVTFVRTFHLPGRPRRFDAQMVLSPKGDRILDYLGTHQHLASELHFRAEPDGSLLIRSGEHRFREGVVDVRVPELIGATAEVRESYDDGAGRFRISVRVVNRYFGPLFGYEGSFEATYSDIAARGVRPGLRPVREEARA; translated from the coding sequence ATGACCTCGATGTTCCGCACCGTGATGGGCGCCGACTTCGACCGCCTGCACCCCCAGCTCCAGCGCCGCTTCTCGGTCGGCCTGACCAGCGGTGAGGCGTGCACCGGCCGGGGTGTGATGGACCGCATCTGGCACGGCGGGGCCTTCGTGAAGCCCTTCCTGGCTCTCGGCACGACGCGCAACATCCTGGTGCCGAGACCGGGGCGGAGCGTGCCGTTCGTGATCGAGAACGTCCCCTACGCGGACACCTACGGTCGTGAGACGGTGACCTTTGTGCGCACTTTCCACCTGCCCGGTCGCCCGCGCCGCTTCGACGCCCAGATGGTGCTGAGCCCCAAGGGAGACCGCATTCTCGACTACCTCGGCACCCACCAGCACCTGGCCAGCGAGCTCCACTTCCGCGCCGAGCCCGACGGCTCGCTGCTGATCCGCTCCGGGGAGCACCGGTTCCGGGAGGGCGTGGTGGACGTCCGGGTGCCCGAGCTGATCGGCGCGACGGCGGAGGTGCGGGAGTCGTACGACGACGGGGCAGGCCGTTTCCGCATCAGCGTCCGGGTCGTCAACCGGTACTTCGGCCCGCTCTTCGGCTACGAGGGCTCCTTCGAGGCGACGTACAGCGACATCGCGGCCCGCGGAGTCCGCCCCGGCCTCCGCCCCGTGCGCGAGGAGGCCCGCGCATGA